cagaaatatcttTGACCATTTGAGTGTAGAAACACTGGGAATCCATTGTCAACCATAAAATGCCAAGGAGGACACCAAGTCCACCATAGTGGTAGGCCTCAAGTACACACAGAAGCAGTTATTTTTGCAGGATAATGAAGTTCTGTGAAGCCAGAGCATGCATGTAGTTAGAGGAAAATGAGGGATTGGGGCAGGAAAATAGTGCCAAACATTATCTGACATGCTTAGTTCTGGTAGCAGAGTATGGATTTCAAAGACTTAAAAGATTCTCAAGTCCTTTGTTCCtgcaaatatattaattttcctGCAAAGGAATTAATATTCATGCatgattttttaatgtgcaaaaaATGGTGGTGTTAAGGAATACTCTAAATGTTTATGAGGTCTTACAGTTGGTGATAAAGCTGCATGTATTCCTTCTAGATCAAGCACGGTGAAATCTGAATGGCTGTCTGTTTAAGGTTCCCAAAGCAAAGGGATCTAGTTTTTTGTTCCAGACCTCTGGAGGCTTGCactggaaactgaaaaattatcagagacagagaaaagaaagtaagaCACTGCTGAGAGGATATGTAAAATAGACTGTCATagcaaaggagagaggaggagaagaatgGACAGATTTCCACAGGTAGGCAGCCTAGCTATGCTTGGATCAACAAAGTCcagaaaaggggaggaaaaaaccccacatcaaAATTGGAATTACACCATGGGCCACAAGATAAACTGTGAACTACAGGATCATTTTGGATAAACTTGGCGCATCTTGATTTCAGAGCAAAGACTGCAGCTAGCATACTGGAAAAATTGAGGCAGGAAGTTGTGCACagtattatattattttaatttagttcTGTTACTTCTTGCATTACTAGGTAAAGTTTCAGTAACCTCTGCTGAGTTACTATGTGTGTTGAAAAGAAGAATTATACTGATCATGTGCCCCTCCACACGGAAGTCAGAAAATAGTAAGTCGATACTTTTGGtaacagaaaagggagaagtgCAAAAAGTCTTGTGAAGGCCTGTGGGAAGATGTCAttgtgctcacagcccagcaCCCCAGGTGCCAGGAGGAGAAGCAGACTTAAACTCCACCTCAGCGATAAGTGTGTAAAATGCCTCCAAAAAAATTGTTATAGAAAATCCTCCAGTCCCAGCAAGCTGAAGGACCTCCGTATTTGGTTCCCCTCatgggagctggaggagggcCCAACAGTCAGAGGTCAAGAAGATCCATTAGGTTGATGTGGGTTAGTTGATTCAATAAATCTAATGTTATGTACTAACTTTTTATCATCCCTGACCTGGGAAAAACCTGAGGTAGGCAAGGTGGTAGggaaatacttaaataaatacataataatTCCCATTTCCGctacttttcttttgctgcaatttcttttgatgcagtgaGGAAATCCTAAGATGGTAATTACTGCTATGCCACCTTCTCTACACAGTACACTGAATGCATTGCCTTAATAACATAATTCTGTGTGTTTGGACTAATGATGCCATcttgcctttttgtttgtttttcatgttttattactGACTACTTGGCAGTTGTAGGAATCTTTAAATATCCTGGAATATGGTCGAAGCAGTACTGATAGATCTATTCAGCCTACCAGCCAACTTGCAGAACAACATCCAAGGATTATTATGTAACATGCTGGAAACTATTGAGAAATGTTCTTCCATCCCTGCTCCGTTTGTTTATGTCGTATGTTGCCAGAGGCAGGGGAGTGAAAGGAATGGTGAACAAGAGTCCTTGCTGCCAGCTCTGAGAGATTTTCAGTGTCTGAAGAAAAGACTGGAGGTGATACATGCTCTCactacagctgctgctttgtacACCGTCAAACAAAGACTAGATGAAAAAGACCTAAGCATCATTAAAGTTATTCTCCCTACCTTAAGAAAAGGCTTAATGAAAGTATATATAGACCATCTCTTTACAGCAGTCTACCAGTTTGAATTTGAGGATTTACAGGTAGCATCAGATTGTGAAAACCTACAGATAGCTGAACTTCAGAGTGAAGAACAAACACTTTCTACAGAGGACGTGGCGCTCATCCGAAGTGAGATTCAGACATACTTGGCAAGCCTGCCGAGCCTGAAAGGGGAGCTCACCATCCTTAGATCTTCCCTGATCCCAGGTAAAGAGAATCCCAGCTAATAGATTTTACAGAGACTGTTCCCAAGCATACTTCTTCAAGGGAATTGCAAAATGGGTAAGATTTGGAAATGTCTTCAGGCAGCAAATAACTCTATATGATATTGCAATAGTGTATCATGTCTATAAGAGGGGGAAGTGTCAACAGAGATACAGCGAAAGACTGGCAAGTCTGTCCCAGGCCTGGGACGCGATCAGAGGAAAGAGGGGCCCAGGTTTACTGAGAGCATTACTGCTAACAGTGAAATCTCCTCCGCTCTCTGTGGGAATTACACACTTTGAGAGTTACCTTTATCTTCTGGAAAGGTAGGACAGGAGTGTCTCCTGGTCTGCAGTCTCACGCATGCCTGGTTAATCACTCTCAGTGTCCCTGCCATGGCATGACACAGTTCACTGCAGCATGTCTCTCATGCGATGTGATTATGGAGTTTCATGATTCAGAGGATTCGGGGGAAAGCTGAGAGGTGTGCTACTGCAAAAATTTGGAACTGTCTTTCCCTAAAAATATGTCTGAAATGATCCAGAGCCTGAAAGGAACATGAATTACTTAAAGCCATCTTTGCCTTTGTTGTGCTTCAAGTTTTTGACTGTGACTTTGAAAGGATCACACTACATAGAAGAGATTTTGAATCTCAACTCTGATTATGTCACTAAGCTTGTCAGCTATTAAGATAGCAAAAATATCAGTTATGGGACTATCCTTCTGTGTTCAACTTTGCCATGCAgaccaccccaccccccatcaGTGATTGCTTTTGATGCATGAGGCTGCGATAAATATCCGCACTGTAAAAACAGGGCCTTTTTCAATGGTGCTAGAAATTCTCATTGCTTTTGGTTTACTTCAGAAAGATATTTGAGATTTTGGGAAGTCTTGAGGGCCAGTAATTAATTTGTCAGAAAAGCTTGGGAGATGACACCTTagaatatttgtttaaaaatccattttcactTTCCTCAGTGAATTACCTCTTCTCTAGGGTTTGCACTACAAATCTGCAAAGAGTCAGGCTAAATTTACCAGCACTCCTTCTTGCTCAAACCCCTCTATCTTGGCCTCAGGGGATATGATTATGAGCAAGAAGGAAGCTTAGAATCCTTAAATTTAAATACCACAGCTAAATACAACGTAAAGCAATACCCAACTTGATTGGCTGATTCCAGGTCTCTTCAGTATAAAACCATGTTGTATCTGGACTGGTCTTGTGTTGAAAGCAATTGTTTGTTGTCACTTTTACCTTGGCAGATGATATCTTCCTACATGGCTTCACCACAAGGACGGGTGGCATCTCCTATATACCAACTCTAAGCTCCTGCAATCTCTTCAGCAGTTCCAAACGGAGGGACCCACAAGTTGTTGTTAAAGAAAATCTCCGCAGGCTAGCTAATGCTGCAGGATTTAACCCGGAGACTTTTCACAGAGTCAAGGTATCTTATCAAACAATGGATTTATGTACACGGATCAGATCCTCCTTTGTGTATCACTGGCTAAAACTGTAGGCATTATTCTTTCTCAGCAAGAACTCGTGACAAACAGggcaattaaaacatttatgcTGGCAGTTTAACTGGGAATAGCCAGCCAAACTACCAGCCATTTGGCACTATATGGAGAAGAAGCACTGTTTCTTCCAAGAATATTCTAGCATTTCACTTACAACAGAGTAAAATAATCAGGTAAATGATCAGAGCagtttctcttaaaataaaaatacaccaCCACTTTGATGGTGGCTCTCTACTGATAAATCTGCATGACGTTTGAACAAGGGAGTGCCTGATTTCCGTGCATAAGCAGTTAGTGCAGAAAAGGGTTTCATGCCAAagaaaaatccttgcattagtcagtacaggggttttttgctgcCACATCACTATCcatgttctggttttgtcttgACAGATTGATCACGCTAATGCTGTGTGTATTATGGGAAAGACAGAGCCTGACAGCTATGATGGAATAGTTACAAATCAGAAAGGTGTTACGATAGCAGCTCCAGGGGCTGATTGCATACCTGTGCTGTTTGCTGATCCTGTCAGAAAAGCCTGTGGTGCTGCTCATTCTGGTAAGAATTTTAAATCACAGAGATCAAAATAACTAGGAGACCACTGGAAAGGGAGTTTTGGAGTAAGGATTACAAATTAGCAACCAAAGGAGCACTTAGTGATAATGAATACATGCAAGATTACATAACAATATAGACCCTGACCTGTTAAGTTTGTATCCTGCCAAAACAAGATTAGTCCTGAAAATAGTTTGTTTACCAagctatgtattttttaattttataactaATAAtgattatttatgtatttatacatttatttttctgatctgGTAGCCaaagccaaataatttttaacttcaTATGTAAAAACTGTCTGTAAAGCCAATGCCCCTAGCAGCCATTTTGgatcagaagaaatatttgtctGACCCAAACCAAATGAGAATAAAACTGAAGCAGGGATGGTTAGCACAACCTGAGGTTATGTCTGACTTCAGAAGATGTCCCAACTGTTAGGCTAGAATATGTATCCTGTAGTGAGATTTTCCTGCTGGGactgtttcattttataaaaaaatctgtacttaTGAGGTCAAGGAGAATGCACAGCTGAGAGTTTCTCCTCAGCTTTGATGCTAGTTTACCACTTGATATGGTAGGAAGCTTCACCTCTACCTAGAACTTGTGAATACCATGTAATTCATACAATTCTTCATGCATTCAATAAATAAgccaaaataaattcaaatttgtGAGTCATCATAAGATGATGATAATTTTGACTTTGCTTCAATAAAGTTGtgcccctgccctgtgcctAGCAAGCTTAGGTTAGAGAAAGTGAGAGGAATGAGCATTGTGGCATGTCTgtctgggaggagaggagaatgTTGTGGGTTTTAACGGGGAGAAGGGATGGAGAGAATTTTATCCATTCTTGAAAGTTTTAAGAGTTTGACAttgtgtgatgggttgaccctggctgggggccaggt
This sequence is a window from Balearica regulorum gibbericeps isolate bBalReg1 chromosome 1, bBalReg1.pri, whole genome shotgun sequence. Protein-coding genes within it:
- the LACC1 gene encoding purine nucleoside phosphorylase LACC1; the encoded protein is MVEAVLIDLFSLPANLQNNIQGLLCNMLETIEKCSSIPAPFVYVVCCQRQGSERNGEQESLLPALRDFQCLKKRLEVIHALTTAAALYTVKQRLDEKDLSIIKVILPTLRKGLMKVYIDHLFTAVYQFEFEDLQVASDCENLQIAELQSEEQTLSTEDVALIRSEIQTYLASLPSLKGELTILRSSLIPDDIFLHGFTTRTGGISYIPTLSSCNLFSSSKRRDPQVVVKENLRRLANAAGFNPETFHRVKIDHANAVCIMGKTEPDSYDGIVTNQKGVTIAAPGADCIPVLFADPVRKACGAAHSGWKGTLLGVSMATVNAMVSEFGCNVKDILVVLGPSVGPCCYKLPHESAKKFHRIDPKCVRLFDSASPYIDIRRATRILLESGGILPENIQDDSVTDQNQNITFCTACHPDKFYSHFRDGTNFGTQIGFISIKD